From one Helicoverpa zea isolate HzStark_Cry1AcR chromosome 10, ilHelZeax1.1, whole genome shotgun sequence genomic stretch:
- the LOC124634045 gene encoding peroxisomal catalase 1-like produces the protein MKFLVVCVCLCVVVEYVKSYQYDNETAMVADAVAQQLPDFRRRHPKPIGVWTTTTGDPIDIRDTVTLNTDLFNSKQLFRANAHLNRERIPERLVHAKGIGAYGYFEVTNDVSEYTTADVFTGIGKKTPLVGRLSTSIQNIGGSDLSRETKGISIKFYTEQGNLDLLCLNIPIFLYRDPMDILHFAHSFKRNPRTDAFDNNARWDFMISKPEFVHTFLWLNSDFGLPDGYRKMDIFAIHPYELYNKHGERFYVKFNFRTNVGLFNLTDAQAAAIGIEDPDYYNTDLYNAIAEKNYPSWRLDMDILTKDQLTHLDYDPFDLTRLWKRGTYRTVTVGKLVFNRLVDNHFKDAELAAYSPDNLVPGILGPADLVFRARKISYPDTQNYRLGGNHDNIRVNAPIYDKTYNRDGTPPVLDNMKDVPNYYANTFNGPIPYVDENRPTDRLFILHRNAVDLQPMAEFYNEIVDTDAHRQRIAGHFAQMLVDVAPDIEKKALYILTLIDTGLGGRVKAELKTLRAVVPQERRNRIAQCIASAS, from the exons ATGAAGTTTCTAGTTGtctgtgtatgtttgtgtgttgttGTGGAATATGTAAAGAGCTACCAATACGATAATGAGACTGCTATGGTTGCTGATGCTGTGGCGCAACAGTTGCCCGACTTTAGGCGACGACATCCT aaaccaATCGGAGTGTGGACTACAACAACTGGAGATCCAATAGACATCAGAGATACTGTTACTCTAAACACAGACTTATTTAACAGTAAACAATTATTTCGAGCAAACGCTCATCTCAATAGAGAAAGAATTCCAGAACGACTTGTTCATGCTAAAGGCATTGGAGCTTATGGATACTTCGAGGTTACAAACGATGTTTCAGAATACACTACTGCGGATGTATTCACTGGAATTGGGAAAAAAACACCCCTTGTCGGAAGACTGTCTACATCTATACAAAATATTGGTGGAAGCGACTTGTCCAGAGAAACGAAAGGAATATCTATAAAGTTTTACACGGAACAGGGAAACTTAGATTTACTGTGTTTGAATATTCCTATATTCCTTTACAGAGATCCAATGGACATCCTACATTTTGCACATTCATTTAAAAGGAATCCGCGTACTGATGCTTTTGACAATAATGCCAGGTGGGACTTTATGATATCAAAACCAGAATTTGTACACACATTTCTGTGGCTGAATTCGGACTTTGGTTTGCCTGATGGATACAGAAAGATGGACATCTTCGCGATCCATCCTTATGAATTGTACAATAAACATGGTGAACGATTTTATGTCAAATTCAACTTCAGAACGAATGTAGGTCTATTTAACCTGACAGATGCGCAAGCGGCAGCAATAGGCATCGAGGACCCAGACTACTATAACACTGACTTGTACAATGCTATTGCTGAAAAGAATTACCCTTCATGGAGATTAGACATGGATATTCTGACGAAAGACCAGTTGACTCATTTAGATTATGATCCATTTGACCTAACAAGGCTTTGGAAGAGAGGCACATATCGTACTGTGACAGTAGGGAAACTGGTTTTCAATCGATTAGTTGACAATCACTTCAAGGACGCTGAACTAGCTGCTTACAGTCCTGACAATCTAGTGCCAGGTATATTGGGACCTGCTGATTTAGTTTTTAGAGCTAGAAAGATATCGTATCCTGATACACAAAATTATCGATTGGGAGGAAATCATGATAACATAAGAGTGAACGCTCCTATTTATGATAAGACATATAATAGGGATGGGACACCGCCTGTGTTGGACAACATGAAGGATGTTCCAAACTATTATGCAAACACCTTCAACGGTCCCATTCCTTATGTTGATGAAAATCGACCAACAGATAGATTATTCATTTTGCATAGAAACGCTGTTGATTTACAACCAATGGCTGAATTTTACAATGAAATAGTGGATACTGATGCACATAGACAAAGAATTGCGGGTCATTTTGCTCAAATGCTGGTAGACGTGGCCCCTGATATAGAGAAGAAAGCTCTTTACATATTGACTTTGATAGATACTGGTTTAGGAGGACGTGTTAAAGCAGAGTTAAAAACATTGAGAGCTGTGGTGCCACAAGAGAGAAGAAATCGTATCGCACAATGTATAGCTAGTGCTAGTTAA
- the LOC124634159 gene encoding catalase-like: MGKLIACVCFFIVLEYVNSYECSNETVDAVSQQLAEFRSRHPRPIGVWTKHNGDPIDIRDTITLNSDVFNNKHHFLLTSHVDRERIPERVVHAKGVGAYGYFEVTHDVSRYIKADVFNGIGKKTPVVGRFSTATQNLGGTDLGREMKGVALKFYTNEGNLDLICLNIPILYKDPIDFLSFIRSFRRNPRTGIFDNTMRWDFMIMRPHVLHIIMWLQSDLGLPDGYRKMNNFPIHAYEVYNKKGDRYYVKFNFRTEIGLFNLTNAQAQAIGTEDPDYYNRDLYNAIAAGNYPSWRLEMDILTKDDLTKIDYDPFDLTRQWKRGTYRTVTVGKLVFNRRVDNVFKDVEQAAFNPDNLVPGIVGPPDSLFKARRVFYPDTQHYRLGANHANTGVNAPIYDRNYNRDGKPPVLDNMKDAPNYYPNSFNGPMPYVDEARPTERLFVLQNTAVDLQPMSEFYNEIVESDAHRQRIANNFAASFEGVPSDIERKGLKLLSLVDPDLGRRVKIALNIAKAKAMIPLKERYDSRAQCLSTT, encoded by the exons ATGGGCAAACTTATTGCCTGCGTTTGTTTCTTCATAGTCTTAGAATATGTGAATAGCTATGAATGTTCCAATGAGACAGTAGATGCAGTATCACAACAGTTGGCCGAGTTTAGAAGCAGACACCCG AGACCAATTGGTGTGTGGACCAAGCATAATGGTGACCCAATAGACATCAGAGATACCATTACTCTAAACTCGGATGTTTTCAACAACAAACATCATTTTCTTCTAACTTCTCACGTCGACAGAGAAAGAATTCCAGAACGAGTGGTACATGCAAAAGGGGTCGGTGCATACGGATATTTTGAAGTTACTCACGATGTATCCAGATATATCAAAGCCGATGTATTCAACGGTATTGGAAAAAAAACACCTGTCGTTGGGCGTTTTTCTACAGCCACACAGAACCTTGGAGGCACTGACTTGGGCAGGGAAATGAAAGGAGTAGCCTTAAAGTTTTACACAAATGAAGGAAATCTTGATTTGATATGCTTAAATATACCAATACTTTATAAAGACCCTATAGACTTCTTGTCCTTCATACGATCTTTCAGAAGGAATCCTCGTACTGGAATATTTGACAATACAATGAGATGGGACTTCATGATTATGAGACCTCATGTTTTGCACATAATTATGTGGTTACAATCTGACCTTGGTTTACCAGATGGGTATAGAAAGATGAATAATTTTCCAATCCATGCATATGAGGTTTACAACAAAAAGGGAGATAGGTATTATGTAAAATTCAACTTTAGAACTGAAATAGGGTTGTTCAATTTAACCAATGCTCAAGCGCAAGCAATAGGAACTGAAGATCCAGATTATTACAATAGAGATCTGTATAATGCAATTGCAGCGGGTAACTACCCGTCTTGGAGATTAGAAATGGACATTTTGACGAAAGATGACTTAACAAAGATTGATTATGATCCGTTTGATCTAACACGACAATGGAAGAGAGGAACATACAGAACCGTAACAGTTGGTAAATTAGTTTTCAATCGTCGTGTTGACAATGTATTTAAAGATGTTGAGCAAGCTGCTTTTAATCCAGATAACTTAGTTCCAGGAATAGTAGGTCCACCTGATTCTCTATTTAAAGCTCGAAGAGTTTTCTATCCTGACACTCAACATTACCGTTTGGGAGCAAACCATGCAAATACAGGAGTCAATGCTCCTATTTATGACAGGAATTATAATCGCGATGGAAAACCACCTGTTTTGGATAACATGAAGGATGCACCGAACTATTATCCTAATTCTTTTAATGGACCCATGCCTTACGTTGACGAGGCTCGACCAACAgaacgtttgtttgttttgcaaaaTACTGCAGTAGACTTGCAACCCATGTCTGAGTTTTACAATGAAATTGTAGAAAGTGACGCTCATCGACAAAGGATAGCCAATAATTTTGCTGCTTCATTCGAAGGGGTACCCAGTGATATCGAGAGGAAGGGGCTTAAGTTACTATCATTAGTGGATCCTGATTTAGGCAGAAGAGTTAAGATAGCGTTGAATATAGCCAAGGCTAAAGCAATGATACCTCTAAAGGAGAGATATGATAGCAGAGCTCAGTGTTTAAGTACGACTTAG
- the LOC124633862 gene encoding peroxisomal catalase 1-like, translating to MWSIVACLFYVVVNAESIKYANVTYEPAQRQLLDFKRDHPLPIGLWTKNTGDPVEIRDTITINSDQFNNQLLLDTMLTFDGERIPERVVHAKGTGAFGYFEVTNDVSKYTYADVFNGIGKKTPLVVRLSSALQSVGGSDLARELRGMSIKFYTREGNLDLLCLSTPVYLYRDPMFFLNLVHAFKRNPQTNLFDFTSQWDLATQRPVISHNFFWTLADYGIPNGYRRMDAFPIHTYEIVNKHGERHYVRFNFRTEQGVSAISSAQAAVLQGQDPDFFNRDLYNAIDQGNFPAWKLEMDVLTPHDIQTIDYDPFDVTRLWKNGTFFTVQIGRLVLNKNIENHFRDVEQGAYNPAALVPGIPGPPDFLFRGRRMFYRDTQNHRLGRNHNKIFINMPLYAKTYIRDGTPPTRLNMKNAPNYWPNSFNGPIPYVDEKRPREKLQVLESNAIDLEPLSNFYNYILEDEGHRQRFINNVVLSLVPVTPPVVQRALKLLHLIDRDLGNRVTVGLEVALAQAAAEQAAAQATAAPNVPIRNVPTADAPPKQPVSKDVIRLL from the exons ATGTGGTCGATCGTTGCGTGTCTGTTTTATGTGGTAGTCAATGCGGAAAGTATCAAATATGCAAATGTAACGTACGAACCGGCGCAGAGGCAGCTATTGGACTTCAAGCGGGACCATCCG TTACCAATAGGACTATGGACCAAAAATACTGGAGATCCAGTCGAAATTCGGGACACCATAACAATAAACTCCGATCAATTTAACAATCAGTTGCTTCTCGACACTATGTTGACCTTCGATGGAGAGAGAATACCTGAGAGAGTTGTCCATGCCAAGGGTACTGGCGCCTTCGGATATTTTGAAGTAACGAACGATGTCTCCAAATACACTTACGCTGATGTGTTTAACGGGATAGGCAAGAAAACGCCTTTAGTAGTTAGGTTATCATCAGCTTTGCAAAGCGTAGGAGGCTCTGACCTTGCCAGAGAGTTGAGAGGTATGTCGATTAAATTCTACACAAGGGAAGGCAATTTAGACTTACTATGTTTATCAACACCAGTGTACTTGTACAGAGATCCTATGTTCTTCTTGAACCTAGTGCATGCATTCAAGAGAAACCCACAGACAAACTTATTTGATTTCACTAGTCAGTGGGACTTAGCAACTCAAAGACCTGTTATCAGTCACAACTTCTTCTGGACATTGGCTGATTATGGTATTCCAAATGGGTACAGAAGAATGGATGCCTTCCCCATACATACTTATGAAATAGTTAATAAGCATGGGGAGAGACACTATGTCAGGTTTAACTTTAGAACTGAGCAGGGAGTCTCGGCAATTTCATCTGCTCAAGCAGCTGTCTTACAAGGTCAAGATCCAGATTTCTTCAATCGGGATTTGTACAACGCTATTGACCAGGGTAACTTCCCTGCATGGAAATTGGAGATGGACGTGTTGACACCACATGACATTCAAACTATCGACTACGATCCTTTCGATGTTACTAGACTATGGAAGAATGGCACATTCTTCACCGTGCAAATTGGACGTTTAGTGTTGAACAAGAACATTGAAAATCATTTCAGGGATGTCGAACAAGGAGCATACAACCCTGCAGCCTTGGTGCCTGGTATTCCTGGACCACCTGACTTTTTGTTCAGAGGCAGAAGAATGTTCTATAGGGACACACAAAATCATCGTTTGGGAAGAAAtcacaataaaattttcattaatatgCCATTGTACGCCAAGACATACATTCGCGACGGAACACCACCTACAAGATTGAACATGAAGAATGCCCCCAACTATTGGCCTAATTCATTCAATGGTCCTATACCCTATGTAGACGAGAAGAGACCGAGGGAGAAGTTACAAGTATTGGAAAGTAACGCTATTGATTTAGAACCCTTGTCTAACTTCTACAATTACATTCTAGAAGATGAGGGACACAGACAACGATTTATTAATAATGTAGTTTTATCTCTTGTGCCAGTCACTCCGCCGGTGGTGCAGAGAGCTCTAAAGCTCCTGCATCTTATTGACCGTGACTTGGGTAACCGAGTCACTGTTGGTTTAGAAGTAGCCTTAGCGCAGGCTGCTGCTGAGCAGGCTGCAGCTCAAGCCACTGCTGCACCAAATGTACCCATCAGAAATGTGCCGACAGCTGATGCACCTCCTAAACAGCCAGTATCAAAAGATGTAATCCGTCTTCTctaa